The Lactuca sativa cultivar Salinas chromosome 2, Lsat_Salinas_v11, whole genome shotgun sequence genome includes a window with the following:
- the LOC111902933 gene encoding uncharacterized protein LOC111902933, translating into MTWKALEKKSVEPIKPYHPPIPFPNRVRQDKNAEDYQNFLDHIRSLEINIPVLEALSQMLKYAKFVKDLLTNRTKIGEISKMGDLGSLTLPCQFGNLAISHALSDSGGSVKLMPYSFFKKLDLPEPRPIRMAIHLTNKMVTFPRGICEDLLVKVDKFVFPADFIVLDIDEDEPVPIILGRPILRTARALVDIRESKLTLRVGEEAVTFGFNREIKHSRISDYMAISIDVFGEILEKELGGWKEKETEGYMVLQEGDFDVEHEIQELDKLLEESE; encoded by the exons ATGACGTGGAAAGCGCTTGAAAAGAAAAGTGTTGAACCCATTAAGCCATACCACCCACCGATTCCCTTTCCAAATAGAGTAAGACAAGATAAGAATGCTGAAGACTACCAGAATTTCCTAGATCACATCCGATCCCTTGAAATCAATATTCCAGTCCTTGAAGCCTTATCTCAAATGCTAAAGTATGCAAAGTTCGTTAAAGATCTCTTAACAAATCGGACGAAGATAGGAGAAATATCTAAG ATGGGTGATCTGGGAAGCTTAACACTTCCATGCCAATTTGGCAATCTAGCCATAAGCCACGCTCTATCCGATTCGGGAGGAAGTGTCAAGTTAATGCCCTATTCATTCTTCAAGAAGCTTGACCTCCCGGAACCAAGACCAATCCGCATGGCCATACACTTAACAAACAAAATGGTGACCTTTCCAAGAGGAATTTGTGAAGATTTATTAGTTAAAGTTGACAAATTTGTTTTTCCCGCAGATTTTATTGTTTTAGACATAGATGAAGATGAACCAGTCCCAATTATTCTTGGAAGGCCCATTTTGAGAACCGCCCGAGCTTTAGTTGATATAAGAGAATCCAAACTCACTCTTCGAGTTGGAGAAGAAGCGGTCACTTTTGGATTTAATAGAGAAATCAAACACTCAAGGATAAGTGATTATATGGCTATATCAATAGATGTGTTTGGTGAAATTTTGGAGAAGGAGCTTGGAggatggaaggaaaaggaaaccGAGGGATACATGGTTCTACAAGAAGGAGATTttgatgttgaacatgagatacaaGAGCTAGACAAGCTACTGGAAGAAAGTGAGTAG